The Thermodesulfobacteriota bacterium region CTGTCATCAGAGCGTAATCACACCTCTCTGTATCCACGATATTATCGAGCGCATTCGCAAGGTCTGCCTGGATAACCTTATGTGTTATCCTTGTAAGCGCAAGAAGGTCAGGAACATGGCCATAGGGTATCTCCCTTAACAGACGCATCTTAAGAAGGCTCTGTTCAATGTCTTCATTGTCCATTGAGAGATTGACCCTGCCTCCTGTCATCTCTTTATGAAAGGCGTTCAAGGCACCGCATGCGTTTCCTTCCTTTTCTCTGCCTTTACGTTTACAGACTCCTATTTCCCCACCAGGACCGATTGCTATGTGAGGCAAGGCGTAATAAACATAACGTTCCCTGCCGGCTTCAATCGGTGCATGATGCATCCCTGCTATCAGGGCTGTTCTGCCGGCAAAGAACATACCTGCAAGGCCAGAGAGGTTGAATGCCTCTCCCCATCTCTCTCTTATCAGGTTGACTATTGTCTGTGAAATCTCATCTCTACATACGTTGGCAGAGGCAATTGTGTTGTCAGCATTAAAACCTGCTTTATTGAGTATACCGTAAGTCTTCTCTACAAAATCGGCTTCAGTATATACCTTCGGGAAAAACCTGCACAGGACATCCGTAAATCCCATTTATCCTCCCGTTGTTTTACACTCAGGTTTATTTCAGCTTCATTGTTTATTTAATCAAAATCGGCATTCCCAGCATTGGCCAGAGTATTAAGAGAGCAACTGCCAGAACAGCCATAAGGACTAAACTAGGTATCAGACCATACCCGAAAAATTCTCCAGTGGTAAACTGTTTCGATTCATACGCGATGGCATTTGGTGCAGCACCTATTAAGAGCAAGAAGGGCATACCTGCTGTTACAAGTGAAGCGTATAGAATTGGTTCAGGTGCTACGCCAAGGTATTTTGCTACAACAAGGGAAACAGGAAGAGCTATTGCAATAGCCGCAACATTCATAATGAAGTTGGTCAAAATCAGGACAAAAAACGCTATACTCAAAACAAAAACCAGCCAGTGTGCCTTCTCGAACATTGCAAGCCATTCAATAGCCATCCACTGAGCGGCACCCGTTTGCCAGAGACAGAATCCAATACTCATTGCACCACCGAATAGCAGGATAATGTTCCATGGTATGTCCTCGAGCTCTTTTAAGGTGAGCACCCCTACTAAGAAAAAGAGAAGGGTAGATACAAGCATAATGGCTGCCCTGTCCAGCGCCTTTAATGCAGGAAATACAGACTGTAAGGACATGGTTATAACCACGCCCAATACACAGAAGATCACAAATTTCTCATCCTTTTTAAGGGGACCGAGTTCTTTTGAGAGTTTTTTTACCCTATCCCTCAGACCAGGGATTACCTTTTTTTCCGGTCTCAAAAATATCATTAGTATAACCCAGATAAAAAATACCATCAGCCATCCGACAGGAAACATGTATTTTGTCAATTCAAAAAAGCTTATATCCGTTCCGGTAAATTCCCTGAACATTCCTGCTGCGGCAGGTGCGCGGGCAGAGCCGAGGATTGTTATAATACTTCCAGCCCCTGCAGCATACGCCATGCCGATGAAGAGTGCCTTCCCAAACCTTGTTGGCCCTTCTTCCTCTCCATAAAGGGTGTGAATAGCCATGAGTATCGGAAACACAGTCGCTGCGGCTGCTGTATGTGCCATCAGATGGGCAAGTCCTGCTGTTATCAAAAGAGCCCCCAACAGAATCATGCTTGTTCTCTCACCAACCACTTCCAGCATTTTGTAAGCCAAACGCCTTGTCAGACCTGTTTTTGTGAATGCCAGTCCAACGACTATTGACCCGAATATGAACATGACAGACGGGTCCATAAAATCCCTGAATGCCTCTTTCGCAGGACGTATAGCAAAGATAGCCTGGACAACACCAATAGTGATGCTTGTTGCACCAATAGGCATAACCTCAAATACCCACCAGATGCCGGCCAGCAAAAACAAAGCAATTGATGCCTTCCCCTCTCTGGATAAGGGGAATGCCTTCCCGGCAGGGTCTACGGCGTCTGGCCATAACGGCAT contains the following coding sequences:
- a CDS encoding SLC13 family permease yields the protein MGIPEEIVVAVPNPGFNWKRVTFILLGIAIFLFIYFMPLWPDAVDPAGKAFPLSREGKASIALFLLAGIWWVFEVMPIGATSITIGVVQAIFAIRPAKEAFRDFMDPSVMFIFGSIVVGLAFTKTGLTRRLAYKMLEVVGERTSMILLGALLITAGLAHLMAHTAAAATVFPILMAIHTLYGEEEGPTRFGKALFIGMAYAAGAGSIITILGSARAPAAAGMFREFTGTDISFFELTKYMFPVGWLMVFFIWVILMIFLRPEKKVIPGLRDRVKKLSKELGPLKKDEKFVIFCVLGVVITMSLQSVFPALKALDRAAIMLVSTLLFFLVGVLTLKELEDIPWNIILLFGGAMSIGFCLWQTGAAQWMAIEWLAMFEKAHWLVFVLSIAFFVLILTNFIMNVAAIAIALPVSLVVAKYLGVAPEPILYASLVTAGMPFLLLIGAAPNAIAYESKQFTTGEFFGYGLIPSLVLMAVLAVALLILWPMLGMPILIK